The following are encoded together in the Bradyrhizobium sp. CCGUVB1N3 genome:
- a CDS encoding response regulator transcription factor produces the protein MTEQDGAPAAITILLVEDDAPTCWRLQDALVKAGYEVRTAGTLGQARQAMAARAPAVLLTDLRLPDGHGIELIRETRQRFPDTEIMVISALGDEESVISAITVGATGYLLKDAFPTDIATTVRELVAGHSPISASIARFIVRRTQTTAAPPPGPLLNTARLTPREIDILWGIAKGFSYAEIASHLGLSRQTVPGHIKNIYRKLEVHTRSEAVFEAVQQGLIKL, from the coding sequence ATGACGGAACAGGACGGGGCTCCTGCTGCGATCACCATCCTCCTCGTCGAGGATGATGCGCCGACCTGTTGGCGCTTGCAGGATGCGCTGGTCAAGGCGGGGTACGAGGTGCGCACGGCCGGCACACTCGGCCAGGCGCGCCAGGCGATGGCCGCGCGCGCCCCGGCGGTGCTCCTGACCGACCTCCGCCTGCCCGACGGCCATGGCATCGAGCTGATCCGCGAGACGCGGCAGCGCTTTCCCGATACCGAGATCATGGTGATCTCCGCGCTCGGCGACGAGGAGAGCGTGATCTCCGCGATCACGGTTGGCGCCACCGGCTATCTCCTGAAGGACGCCTTCCCGACCGACATCGCGACCACCGTGCGCGAGCTGGTCGCCGGGCATTCGCCGATCTCGGCCTCGATCGCGCGCTTCATCGTGCGGCGAACGCAAACCACCGCAGCGCCGCCGCCGGGGCCGCTGCTCAACACCGCAAGGCTCACCCCGCGCGAGATCGACATCCTCTGGGGCATCGCCAAGGGGTTCAGCTACGCCGAGATCGCGAGCCATCTCGGCCTGTCGCGCCAGACCGTGCCCGGCCACATCAAGAACATCTATCGCAAGCTCGAGGTGCATACCCGCAGCGAAGCGGTGTTCGAGGCGGTGCAGCAGGGCCTGATCAAGCTGTGA
- a CDS encoding nitronate monooxygenase family protein, giving the protein MSMPALFKGRLSIPVIGSPLFIISVPDLVIAQCKAGVVGSFPALNKRPPELLDEWLARITEELAAYDRAHPERPSAPFAVNQIVHKSNNRLDHDMALCAKYKVPMIISSLGAREELNQAVHGWGGIVFHDVINQKFAHKAIEKGADGLILVAAGAGGHAGTISPLAFVTETRKWFDGPIALSGAIGNGKAIRAARILGADFAYVGSAFIATKEANAVEKYKEMIASSSADDIVYSNLFTGVHGNYLKPSILAAGMDPENLPTSDPSKMNFGTDASGERAKPKAWKEIWGSGQGIGSVEGILPAAELIARFKKEYDEAIDPPL; this is encoded by the coding sequence ATGTCCATGCCCGCCTTGTTCAAGGGGCGTCTGTCGATCCCCGTGATTGGCTCGCCGCTCTTCATCATCTCGGTGCCCGATCTCGTGATCGCGCAGTGCAAGGCGGGTGTGGTCGGCTCGTTCCCGGCGCTGAACAAGCGGCCGCCGGAGCTGCTCGACGAGTGGCTGGCGCGGATCACCGAAGAGCTCGCGGCCTATGACCGCGCGCATCCCGAGCGTCCTTCCGCGCCGTTCGCGGTGAACCAGATCGTGCACAAGTCGAACAACCGGCTCGATCACGATATGGCGCTTTGCGCCAAGTACAAGGTGCCGATGATCATCTCTTCGCTCGGTGCGCGCGAGGAACTCAATCAGGCCGTGCATGGCTGGGGCGGCATCGTCTTCCATGACGTGATCAACCAGAAGTTCGCGCACAAGGCGATCGAGAAGGGCGCCGACGGCCTGATCCTGGTCGCGGCCGGCGCTGGCGGCCACGCCGGCACGATCTCGCCGCTGGCCTTCGTCACGGAGACGCGCAAATGGTTCGACGGCCCGATCGCGTTGTCGGGCGCGATCGGCAACGGCAAGGCGATCCGCGCCGCGCGCATCCTGGGGGCCGACTTCGCCTATGTCGGCTCGGCCTTCATCGCGACCAAGGAAGCCAACGCGGTCGAGAAGTACAAGGAGATGATCGCCTCGTCCTCGGCCGACGACATCGTCTATTCCAATCTCTTCACCGGCGTGCACGGCAACTATCTGAAGCCCTCGATCCTCGCCGCCGGCATGGATCCGGAGAACCTGCCGACGTCCGATCCCTCCAAGATGAATTTCGGCACCGATGCTTCCGGCGAGCGCGCCAAGCCGAAGGCCTGGAAGGAGATCTGGGGCTCGGGCCAGGGCATCGGCAGCGTCGAGGGAATCTTGCCCGCCGCCGAGCTGATCGCACGCTTCAAGAAGGAATATGACGAAGCGATCGATCCGCCGTTGTGA
- a CDS encoding ATP-binding protein, with protein sequence MSEVVVEPLVTAKARRRLRLTRLVPYVLLQVLIVIACILMLRLMPPDDPDDYAVSEFSLRENGATQAVTLPHYTSSRYSLQDPPLYSGPFTFRANGAQTAWSVFLPRFSNAVEVAVNGVVILDSRRDDTANRPDRNTPQIAVITSSLLHDGSNQLTVRLFVWGPLKGFLDTVYVGPDDALRPTYETRTLLFVTLPVVFSAWQSLLAVILAIMWLMRRREPVYGVLALGMLIGALQAFVPPPVPPAPYPQLAAILLASAPIESALVVVFATLFFGWRWPRYGMLLFVPGLSILLVGLIASQPLPRIVFLFLGVPTVGLCLMLLAIIVTNAVIKRQDAASFTFGCAVTIVLTCWFHDMLSVFDIVPDDRTFVTRLSYSAMLVAIGAGLTWRFARALNQVDSFAGQLIARVREAEERLKASFAREEERARAEALANERTRLMRDLHDGLGGQLVSIVALSERGTDGAPIADAARAALKDLRLVIDSMDDIGGDLMLALGSWRERAAAQLRPHDIALDWHVATPQGLPLHPELRPWHVIQIVRILDEAVTNAVKHAKARKITVTIETLGGAPQDRRGVIRIADDGQGFALPDAGAANGEATGASQTARGLRNMKSRACRCGAALEIDSSPSGTSVRLQLPQRFPDSDTAAG encoded by the coding sequence GTGAGCGAGGTCGTCGTAGAGCCGCTCGTGACGGCAAAAGCGCGCCGGCGGCTGCGGCTGACACGCCTCGTGCCTTACGTGCTGCTGCAGGTCCTGATCGTGATCGCCTGCATCCTGATGCTGCGACTGATGCCGCCCGACGATCCCGACGACTATGCTGTCTCCGAATTCTCGCTGCGGGAGAATGGTGCGACGCAGGCGGTGACCCTGCCGCATTATACATCGTCGCGCTACTCGCTGCAGGACCCGCCGCTCTATAGCGGCCCCTTCACCTTCCGGGCGAACGGCGCGCAGACGGCGTGGTCGGTGTTCCTGCCGCGCTTCAGCAACGCGGTGGAGGTCGCGGTCAACGGCGTCGTGATCCTGGATTCCCGGCGCGACGACACCGCCAACCGGCCCGACCGCAACACGCCGCAGATCGCGGTGATCACGTCGTCGCTGCTGCATGACGGCTCGAACCAGCTCACCGTACGGCTGTTCGTGTGGGGCCCGCTGAAGGGCTTTCTCGACACCGTCTATGTCGGCCCCGACGACGCCTTGCGACCCACCTACGAGACCCGCACTCTCCTGTTTGTCACGTTGCCCGTGGTGTTTTCCGCCTGGCAATCCTTGCTCGCCGTGATCCTCGCCATCATGTGGCTGATGCGTCGGCGCGAGCCGGTCTATGGCGTGCTCGCGCTGGGAATGCTGATCGGCGCACTGCAGGCCTTTGTACCGCCGCCGGTGCCACCGGCACCCTATCCGCAGCTTGCCGCCATCCTGCTCGCGTCCGCGCCGATCGAGAGCGCGCTGGTGGTCGTGTTCGCCACGCTGTTTTTCGGCTGGCGCTGGCCGCGTTACGGCATGCTGCTGTTCGTACCCGGCCTCTCGATCCTGCTCGTCGGATTGATCGCGAGCCAGCCGCTACCACGCATCGTCTTCCTGTTCCTCGGCGTGCCGACGGTCGGGCTGTGCCTGATGCTGCTCGCCATCATCGTGACCAACGCGGTGATCAAGCGGCAGGACGCGGCGAGCTTCACCTTCGGTTGCGCCGTCACCATCGTGCTGACCTGCTGGTTTCACGACATGCTCTCGGTGTTCGATATCGTGCCTGACGACCGCACCTTCGTCACGCGGCTGTCCTATTCGGCGATGCTGGTGGCGATCGGCGCAGGCCTGACATGGCGGTTTGCCCGCGCGCTGAACCAGGTCGACAGCTTCGCTGGCCAGCTGATCGCCCGCGTGCGCGAGGCCGAGGAGCGGTTGAAGGCAAGCTTTGCCCGCGAGGAGGAGCGCGCGCGGGCCGAAGCCCTCGCCAATGAGCGCACCCGGCTGATGCGCGATCTGCATGACGGCCTCGGCGGCCAGCTCGTCAGCATCGTCGCGCTCTCCGAACGCGGCACGGACGGCGCGCCCATCGCCGACGCCGCGCGCGCCGCACTGAAAGATCTGCGGCTCGTCATCGATTCCATGGACGACATCGGCGGCGATCTGATGCTGGCGCTCGGCTCATGGCGCGAGCGCGCCGCGGCACAGTTGCGCCCGCACGACATCGCGCTCGACTGGCATGTCGCGACGCCGCAGGGCCTGCCGTTGCATCCGGAGCTACGGCCATGGCACGTCATCCAGATCGTGCGCATCCTGGATGAAGCCGTGACCAATGCGGTCAAGCACGCGAAGGCGCGGAAGATCACGGTGACGATCGAGACGCTCGGCGGAGCGCCGCAAGATCGGCGCGGCGTGATCCGCATCGCGGACGACGGCCAGGGTTTTGCACTTCCCGACGCTGGTGCCGCCAATGGCGAGGCGACAGGGGCGAGCCAGACCGCGCGGGGCCTGCGCAACATGAAAAGCCGCGCCTGCCGTTGTGGTGCGGCGCTCGAAATCGACTCCTCCCCGTCAGGCACATCCGTGCGGCTGCAACTGCCGCAGCGCTTTCCCGACAGCGACACGGCCGCGGGCTGA
- the hisE gene encoding phosphoribosyl-ATP diphosphatase, which produces MSDSLERLYLAVLAARDLDPATSRTARLFQRGPAKMAKKLAEEAIEVVIDAVHGDSEAVIRESADLLYNLTVLWAAAGVRPEDVWREMARREDMLGIAEKLPKSPMKLPKVASPRVAARRPIVALEGRATRKRH; this is translated from the coding sequence ATGAGTGATTCGCTTGAGCGGCTATATCTGGCTGTGCTCGCGGCCAGGGATCTTGATCCGGCAACATCGCGGACTGCCCGGCTGTTTCAGCGCGGCCCGGCCAAAATGGCGAAAAAATTGGCTGAGGAAGCCATCGAGGTGGTCATCGACGCCGTTCATGGCGATAGCGAAGCCGTGATCCGGGAAAGTGCCGACCTGCTCTACAATCTCACCGTGCTCTGGGCCGCGGCCGGCGTGCGGCCTGAGGATGTCTGGCGCGAGATGGCGCGGCGGGAAGACATGCTCGGCATCGCCGAGAAGCTGCCGAAATCGCCGATGAAACTTCCCAAGGTCGCGTCGCCCCGCGTTGCCGCCCGGCGGCCAATTGTCGCGCTCGAGGGCCGCGCGACGCGCAAGCGTCACTAG
- a CDS encoding aspartate ammonia-lyase — protein sequence MSRTEQDFLGQREIADDIYYGVQTIRGKENFHITGIPMNQEPYFVKALGYVKKAAAMANRDLGAIDAKVADAIILGCDRVIAGDMMDQFVTDFIQGGAGTSTNMNANEVIANLALESLGFGKGDYQHVSPNDHVNYGQSTNDTYPTAFRLALILRLESYMTALRQLQEAFFAKGREFDRVLKMGRTHLQDAVPMSLGAEFRGWGTTIGEEVDRISEARALLREINLGATAIGTSVTAAVGYPKLAVRHLSALTGVDFVLAGDLVEATSDTGAYVQLSGVLKRTASKLTKICNDIRLLASGPRAGFNEINLPQLQPGSSIMPGKVNPVIPEVVNQTSFLVIGLDTTVTLAASAGQLQLNVMEPVISFALFFSIRTMERAVNSLRENCVVGITANEEHTRNMVLNSLGIVTVLKPLLGYKQCAEIAREGYKSGKSLHQIVVVERKLLTQEKWDEMFSFERLINPDLSE from the coding sequence ATGAGTCGTACGGAGCAGGACTTCCTCGGACAGCGTGAGATCGCCGACGACATCTACTACGGCGTCCAGACCATCCGCGGGAAGGAGAACTTCCACATCACCGGCATTCCGATGAACCAGGAGCCTTACTTCGTGAAGGCGCTTGGCTACGTGAAGAAGGCCGCCGCGATGGCCAATCGCGATCTCGGCGCGATCGACGCCAAGGTTGCGGACGCGATCATCCTCGGCTGCGACCGCGTCATCGCCGGCGACATGATGGATCAGTTCGTCACCGATTTCATCCAGGGCGGCGCCGGCACCTCGACCAACATGAACGCCAACGAGGTGATCGCCAACCTCGCGCTGGAATCGCTCGGCTTCGGCAAGGGCGACTATCAGCACGTCAGCCCGAACGACCACGTCAATTACGGCCAGTCGACCAACGACACCTATCCGACCGCCTTCCGCCTGGCGCTGATCCTGCGGCTCGAAAGCTACATGACGGCGCTGCGCCAGCTTCAGGAGGCGTTCTTCGCCAAGGGGCGCGAGTTCGACCGCGTGCTGAAGATGGGCCGCACGCATCTCCAGGATGCGGTGCCGATGTCGCTCGGCGCTGAATTCCGCGGCTGGGGCACCACGATCGGCGAGGAGGTCGACCGCATCTCGGAAGCCCGCGCGCTGTTGCGCGAGATCAATCTCGGCGCCACCGCGATCGGCACCTCCGTCACCGCGGCCGTCGGCTATCCAAAACTTGCGGTTCGGCACCTGAGCGCGCTGACTGGCGTCGACTTCGTGCTCGCGGGCGATCTCGTCGAGGCGACGTCGGACACCGGCGCCTATGTGCAGCTCTCCGGCGTCTTGAAGCGCACTGCGAGCAAGCTCACCAAGATCTGCAACGACATCCGCCTGCTCGCCTCCGGCCCGCGTGCGGGCTTCAACGAAATCAATCTGCCGCAGCTGCAGCCGGGTTCGTCCATCATGCCCGGCAAGGTCAATCCGGTGATCCCCGAGGTTGTCAACCAGACTAGCTTCCTCGTCATCGGCCTCGACACTACGGTGACGCTCGCGGCCTCCGCCGGCCAGCTCCAGCTCAACGTGATGGAGCCGGTGATCTCGTTCGCGTTGTTCTTCTCGATCCGCACCATGGAGCGCGCGGTCAACAGCCTGCGCGAGAACTGCGTCGTCGGCATCACCGCCAACGAGGAGCACACCCGCAACATGGTGCTCAACTCGCTCGGCATCGTCACCGTTCTGAAGCCGCTGCTCGGCTACAAGCAATGCGCCGAGATCGCGCGCGAGGGCTACAAGAGCGGCAAGTCGCTGCACCAGATCGTGGTGGTCGAGCGCAAGCTGCTGACGCAGGAGAAGTGGGACGAGATGTTCTCCTTCGAGCGGCTGATCAATCCTGATTTGAGCGAGTGA
- a CDS encoding thioesterase family protein, protein MDAIYRVDGNSVVTSPDAAGPWDPRMQHGSAPASLVVWAAERMATSVPMDIARVTIDLMRPVPVAPLTIATEVLREGRKIQLGSIKLLADGVVVVSATVLKIRRQSLTLPDDVKELPVTLPAPEQSLVEDGHAATSPFVRSVSMRAARGRFGQAGAGAIWFRVDKPLIEGQAVSQAMRAAVAADFSNGTASTLDFRAWTYINADLTVSFARQPVGDWILLDGESWIGADGKGLAMSRLADRQGYFGRAVQSLVIEKR, encoded by the coding sequence ATGGACGCCATCTACCGCGTCGACGGCAACAGCGTCGTCACCAGCCCTGATGCTGCGGGTCCATGGGATCCGCGCATGCAGCACGGTTCGGCGCCGGCTTCGCTCGTGGTATGGGCGGCCGAGCGGATGGCGACGTCCGTGCCGATGGACATCGCGCGCGTCACTATTGATTTGATGCGTCCGGTTCCGGTGGCGCCGCTCACCATCGCGACTGAGGTCTTGCGCGAAGGCCGCAAGATCCAGCTCGGCAGCATCAAGCTCCTGGCAGACGGCGTAGTCGTGGTCAGTGCGACCGTGCTGAAGATCAGGCGGCAGTCGCTGACGCTGCCCGATGACGTCAAGGAGCTGCCGGTGACTCTGCCGGCGCCGGAGCAGTCGCTGGTCGAGGACGGACACGCTGCCACCAGCCCGTTCGTGCGCTCGGTCTCGATGCGCGCGGCGCGCGGCCGCTTCGGCCAGGCCGGCGCTGGTGCGATCTGGTTTCGCGTCGACAAGCCGCTGATCGAGGGACAAGCCGTCTCGCAGGCGATGCGCGCGGCCGTCGCCGCCGACTTCTCCAACGGCACCGCCTCGACGCTCGATTTTCGCGCCTGGACCTACATCAACGCCGACCTCACCGTGAGTTTTGCACGGCAGCCGGTCGGCGACTGGATCCTGCTCGACGGTGAATCCTGGATCGGCGCGGATGGTAAGGGCCTTGCGATGTCGCGGCTCGCCGACCGGCAAGGCTATTTCGGCCGCGCGGTGCAAAGCCTGGTGATCGAGAAGCGCTGA
- a CDS encoding ABC transporter substrate-binding protein produces MRACPTFLSRCLLALWIGLAALTCSPPRAASAADDAARHVAIRFTFDRPIESSMAPFFMAAKDGLFGAEHLTVSFTSAAGSPEALARIAKGDSDLALVDINELIRFRDRADAVPIKAVFVLFNRAPYAIVARRSRGIHTLSDLEGKTVGVADSDLSIRLWPALANRNGVNAAHVRFYKMSAAVREPILSAGQVDAVAGFSYLSAVNLRDRGVPADDLAVLRYADYGCEAYGFAVAVNPSFAASKQDAVKGFVRALIGGLNATVKEPERAVDEVVSRMEDGVRDLELARLSTVLTDNILTDEVRRDGLGGVDPARFDRAIDQIAQDFKFRKRPVASDIFDEQFLPPVAGRLIN; encoded by the coding sequence ATGCGCGCATGCCCGACATTCCTCTCCCGCTGCCTGTTGGCTCTCTGGATCGGGCTCGCGGCGCTGACGTGCTCGCCCCCGCGCGCGGCGAGCGCCGCGGACGACGCGGCTCGGCATGTCGCGATCCGGTTTACTTTCGACCGCCCGATTGAATCGAGCATGGCGCCGTTCTTCATGGCGGCGAAAGACGGGCTGTTCGGCGCCGAGCATCTCACCGTGTCGTTCACCAGCGCCGCAGGCTCGCCGGAGGCGCTTGCGCGCATCGCCAAGGGTGACAGCGATCTCGCCCTCGTCGACATCAACGAATTGATCCGCTTTCGCGACAGGGCGGATGCCGTGCCGATCAAGGCCGTGTTCGTGCTGTTCAACCGCGCGCCCTACGCGATCGTCGCGCGCCGGAGCCGCGGCATCCATACGCTGTCCGATCTCGAGGGCAAGACGGTCGGCGTTGCCGACAGCGATCTGTCGATCCGGCTGTGGCCGGCGCTCGCGAATCGGAACGGCGTCAACGCGGCGCATGTGAGATTCTACAAGATGAGTGCCGCGGTGCGCGAACCGATCCTGTCCGCCGGACAGGTCGATGCGGTGGCCGGCTTCAGCTATCTGTCGGCCGTGAACCTGCGCGACCGCGGCGTGCCGGCCGACGATCTCGCGGTGCTGCGCTATGCCGACTATGGCTGCGAGGCCTACGGCTTTGCCGTGGCCGTGAACCCGTCCTTTGCCGCGTCGAAGCAGGACGCCGTGAAAGGCTTCGTGCGCGCGCTGATCGGCGGGCTCAATGCAACGGTCAAGGAGCCGGAGCGCGCGGTCGACGAGGTCGTCAGCCGGATGGAGGACGGCGTGCGCGACCTCGAGCTCGCGCGGCTATCCACCGTGCTGACCGACAACATCCTGACCGACGAGGTCCGGCGCGACGGCCTCGGCGGCGTCGATCCCGCCCGCTTCGATCGGGCGATCGACCAGATCGCGCAGGATTTCAAGTTCCGCAAGCGCCCCGTCGCGAGCGATATTTTCGACGAACAGTTCCTGCCGCCGGTCGCTGGCCGGCTGATCAATTGA
- a CDS encoding cysteine rich repeat-containing protein, whose amino-acid sequence MKISVIAALVLASTVVLASTVLPVSAQSGPTPQEQMACRGDASKFCAEHIGKPPQMNACLRDNKAKLSDACRKVVESHGG is encoded by the coding sequence ATGAAGATTTCAGTTATTGCCGCGCTCGTGCTCGCATCGACCGTCGTGCTCGCATCGACCGTCCTGCCCGTATCGGCGCAATCCGGCCCGACCCCGCAGGAGCAGATGGCCTGCCGAGGCGACGCCAGCAAGTTCTGCGCCGAGCATATCGGCAAGCCGCCGCAGATGAACGCGTGCCTGCGCGACAACAAGGCGAAGCTCTCGGATGCCTGCCGCAAGGTCGTGGAGTCGCATGGAGGTTGA
- the ltrA gene encoding group II intron reverse transcriptase/maturase — MSEAKPYDISKHLVWQAWQQVKANQGAAGVDGVSIAAFEKDLKRNLYKVWNRMSSGTYFPPPVRLVEIPKSDGKSVRKLGIPAVGDRVAQTVAKMVIEKEVEPIFHPDSYGYRPRRSALDAVGKARERCWKFDWVIDLDIKSFFDTIPWDLMEKAVAHHVELGWARLYVKRWLQAPVERKDGARDERTRGTPQGSVVSPVLSNLFMHYCFDAWMQRTFSHLCFERFADDAIVHCRSEEEAKAVLEAIRERLAECGLELHPEKTRIVYCKDNNRSGGYEQITFDFLGYTFRPRKARNRSGKKFVSFVPAISRKAAKGIRQTIREWRIASTRNNQELKDLAKLIDPVARGWLNYYGRYYRTECVNVLRHVNETLTRWVMRKYKRFKRRKTAAVHWLGRLAKREPKLMYLWTAGIRPAAG, encoded by the coding sequence ATGTCCGAGGCAAAGCCGTATGACATTTCCAAACACCTTGTTTGGCAAGCCTGGCAACAGGTCAAAGCAAACCAAGGAGCTGCGGGCGTGGATGGCGTCTCTATCGCGGCGTTCGAAAAGGATCTGAAGAGGAATCTCTACAAGGTCTGGAATCGCATGTCGTCGGGGACGTATTTTCCACCGCCCGTTCGTCTCGTGGAAATCCCCAAATCTGACGGCAAGAGTGTCAGGAAACTCGGCATTCCCGCCGTCGGAGACCGCGTTGCCCAGACGGTCGCAAAGATGGTCATAGAAAAGGAAGTGGAGCCAATCTTCCACCCCGACTCCTACGGCTATCGACCCCGACGGTCTGCGCTCGACGCAGTGGGGAAGGCGCGCGAGCGCTGCTGGAAATTCGATTGGGTCATAGACCTGGACATCAAGTCATTCTTCGATACGATTCCATGGGACCTGATGGAAAAAGCTGTAGCCCACCATGTGGAATTGGGCTGGGCTCGTCTCTACGTCAAGCGGTGGCTGCAAGCTCCCGTGGAACGGAAAGACGGAGCCCGTGACGAGCGAACACGGGGAACCCCTCAGGGCTCCGTTGTCTCGCCCGTGCTCTCCAATCTCTTCATGCATTACTGTTTCGATGCATGGATGCAGCGGACCTTCTCACATCTGTGTTTCGAAAGATTCGCCGATGATGCGATCGTCCATTGCAGGAGTGAGGAGGAGGCCAAAGCCGTATTGGAAGCGATCCGAGAACGTCTTGCCGAATGCGGTCTAGAACTCCACCCGGAGAAAACCCGGATCGTCTACTGCAAGGACAACAATCGGAGCGGAGGATATGAGCAAATCACGTTCGATTTCCTCGGGTATACCTTCCGGCCGCGAAAAGCCCGCAACAGGAGCGGTAAGAAGTTTGTTAGCTTCGTGCCGGCCATCAGCCGCAAGGCAGCCAAGGGAATCCGGCAGACTATCCGCGAATGGCGGATAGCATCGACACGGAATAACCAGGAGCTGAAAGACCTTGCCAAGCTGATCGATCCTGTGGCGAGGGGATGGCTGAACTACTACGGGCGATACTACCGCACGGAGTGCGTCAACGTCCTTCGCCATGTCAACGAGACGCTCACGCGATGGGTGATGCGGAAATATAAGAGGTTCAAACGCCGAAAGACCGCAGCAGTACACTGGCTCGGACGTCTCGCAAAACGAGAGCCGAAGCTGATGTACCTGTGGACGGCCGGCATTCGACCCGCGGCTGGATGA
- a CDS encoding YqaA family protein produces the protein MVLHRGAMLKRIYDWCIDAAHKPYALWIMGAVAFAESSFFPIPPDVMLIPMSLARPQRAWVYAAVCTATSVLGGLLGYAIGALLYDSVGHWLIQVYGLGDKVDAFRSSYAEWGAVIILLKGLTPIPYKLVTITSGFAGYNIGLFILCSIVARGGRFFVAAVLLNRYGDWIRVRIERHLGLWVALFAAVLVLGFVVAIKLI, from the coding sequence ATGGTGCTTCATCGCGGCGCCATGCTGAAACGTATCTACGATTGGTGCATCGACGCCGCCCACAAGCCCTACGCGCTCTGGATCATGGGCGCCGTGGCTTTCGCAGAAAGCTCGTTCTTTCCCATCCCCCCGGACGTGATGCTGATCCCGATGTCGCTGGCGCGCCCGCAGCGCGCCTGGGTCTACGCCGCGGTCTGCACCGCGACCTCGGTGCTGGGCGGCCTCCTGGGCTACGCCATCGGTGCGCTGCTCTATGACTCGGTCGGTCACTGGCTGATTCAGGTCTACGGTCTCGGCGACAAGGTCGACGCGTTCCGTTCCTCCTATGCCGAATGGGGCGCGGTGATCATCCTGCTCAAGGGACTCACGCCGATCCCCTACAAGCTCGTCACCATCACCTCGGGCTTCGCCGGCTACAATATCGGGCTGTTCATCCTGTGCTCGATCGTCGCGCGCGGCGGCCGCTTCTTCGTCGCCGCTGTGCTGCTCAACCGTTACGGCGACTGGATCCGGGTCAGGATCGAGCGGCATCTCGGATTGTGGGTGGCGCTCTTCGCCGCGGTGTTGGTGCTCGGCTTCGTGGTCGCGATCAAGCTGATCTGA